From Brassica oleracea var. oleracea cultivar TO1000 chromosome C3, BOL, whole genome shotgun sequence, a single genomic window includes:
- the LOC106328523 gene encoding glyceraldehyde-3-phosphate dehydrogenase, cytosolic-like, translating into MAGGKIKIGINGFGRIGRLVARVVLQRDDVELVAVNDPFITTEYMTYMFKYDSVHGQWKHNELKVKDEKTLLFGEKPVTVFGIRNPEDIPWGEAGADFVVESTGVFTDKDKAAAHLKGGAKKVVISAPSKDAPMFVVGVNEHEYKSDLDIVSNASCTTNCLAPLAKVINDRFGIVEGLMTTVHSITATQKTVDGPSMKDWRGGRAASFNIIPSSTGAAKAVGKVLPQLNGKLTGMSFRVPTVDVSVVDLTVRLEKAATYDQIKKAIKEESEGKLKGILGYTEDDVVSTDFIGDSRSSIFDAKAGIALSDNFVKLVSWYDNEWGYSTRVVDLIVHMSKA; encoded by the exons ATGG CTGGCGGTAAGATCAAGATCGGAATCAACG GATTCGGAAGAATCGGTCGTTTGGTTGCTAGAGTTGTTCTTCAGAGAGACGACGTTGAGCTCGTAGCCGTCAACGATCCCTTCATCACCACTGAGTACATG ACGTACATGTTCAAGTACGACAGTGTTCACGGTCAATGGAAACACAATGAGCTCAAGGTCAAGGATGAGAAGACTCTTCTCTTTGGTGAGAAGCCAGTCACCGTCTTTGGTATTAG GAACCCTGAGGATATCCCATGGGGTGAAGCTGGAGCTGACTTCGTTGTTGAGTCTACAGGTGTTTTCACTGACAAGGACAAAGCTGCTGCTCACTTGAAG GGTGGTGCTAAGAAGGTTGTCATCTCTGCTCCGAGCAAGGACGCTCCCATGTTTGTTGTTGGTGTTAACGAGCACGAGTACAAGTCCGACCTTGACATTGTCTCCAACGCTAGTTGCACCACTAACTGCCTTGCTCCCCTTGCCAAG GTTATCAACGACAGGTTCGGAATTGTTGAGGGTCTCATGACTACCGTCCACTCTATCACTG CTACTCAGAAGACTGTTGATGGACCATCAATGAAGGACTGGAGAGGTGGGAGAGCTGCTTCATTCAACATCATTCCCAGCAGCACTGGAGCTGCCAAGGCTGTCGGAAAGGTGCTTCCACAGCTCAATGGAAAGTTGACAGGAATGTCCTTCCGTGTTCCCACCGTTGATGTCTCAGTTGTTGACCTCACGGTTAGACTCGAGAAAGCTGCTACCTACGACCAGATCAAGAAGGCTATCAA GGAGGAATCTGAAGGAAAGCTGAAAGGAATCCTTGGTTACACCGAAGACGATGTTGTGTCAACTGACTTCATTGGTGACAGCAGGTCGAGCATTTTTGACGCAAAGGCTGGAATCGCATTGAGTGACAACTTCGTGAAGCTGGTGTCGTGGTATGACAACGAATGGGGTTACAGTACCCGTGTGGTCGACTTGATCGTTCACATGTCAAAGGCCTAA
- the LOC106328250 gene encoding U11/U12 small nuclear ribonucleoprotein 48 kDa protein-like — MDRPPSFPHYQIPNPNFFPQPPHPVQNLNTFSIAPSPPPIHSISSTLSSLQSLISESQRTLASLSQNLSIDNSSLLKNDNFVRCPFDPNHLMPPEALFLHSLRCPKPLDLTHLLGSFTSYRNKLELPLNNGGGDVCFFYKECPGVVSFSGIDNNKKSLKLCSDFVGSCEEEKKKKKSVFDKRLRLLPSDVYAVKSEIGRWREYPSSYSYSVLSSILSSRVVGMSELSTWILVNSMRYGVIIDTYIRDHVFLLFRLCLKAVVEEASGFIIEPDANSCERRTFECPVLVRVLSWLASHLAVLYGEGNGKFLALDMFKHCIEVSASRIMLFLSPESSGVLEVMDDAKFGNEDVAEAVAALYERSKLERKIRAIRYAQPLTRYQRVAEHGVMTAKADEERKGRPNYRPIIDHDGLPRQRSSNQDMDKRKTREELLAEERDYKRRRMSYRGKKVKRTPRQVLRDMIEGFTEEVKLAGGIGCFEKGMPLHSSSSSIGNDQKESVSTTLTDASARAYNQGKGEKRADSEYPMDTRTSTDRGKRYEEYDSSSSQRQQSHRSYKRSVRRDDDDDDEYRRTKRRSHEKESHHQNHISSRERSSSDYKTKRDDGYDRRSSRETRKQNSFEDRYNPLERD; from the exons ATGGATCGACCACCGTCGTTTCCTCACTATCAAATCCCTAATCCTAATTTCTTCCCCCAACCTCCTCATCCTGTCCAAAACCTCAACACTTTCTCCATCGCTCCATCTCCACCACCAATCCACTCCATCTCCAGTACACTCTCCTCTCTACAGTCCCTAATCTCAGAATCCCAACGCACATTAGCTTCCCTCTCGCAAAATCTATCTATAGATAACTCTTCTCTTCTCAAAAATGACAATTTTGTTCGGTGCCCGTTTGATCCTAATCACCTCATGCCACCAGAAGCCCTCTTCCTCCATTCACTTCGTTGCCCAAAGCCTCTTGATCTCACTCACCTCCTTGGATCATTCACTAGTTACCGGAACAAGCTCGAGCTGCCGTTAAATAACGGCGGCGGTGACGTTTGTTTCTTCTACAAGGAGTGCCCAGGCGTTGTTAGCTTCTCTGGGATCGATAATAACAAGAAAAGTTTAAAACTTTGCAGTGATTTTGTAGGTTCTTGTGAGGAAGAGAAGAAGAAGAAGAAGAGTGTGTTTGATAAACGGTTAAGGCTCTTGCCGTCTGATGTCTATGCAGTGAAGAGTGAGATTGGGAGATGGAGAGAGTATCCGAGTTCTTATTCATATAGTGTTCTTTCTTCGATTCTGAGTTCGAGAGTGGTTGGAATGAGTGAGTTAAGTACATGGATTCTGGTGAACTCCATGAGATATGGCGTTATAATTGATACATACATTAGGGATCATGTGTTCTTGCTCTTTAGATTGTGTCTGAAAGCTGTTGTTGAGGAAGCTAGTGGGTTTATAATAGAGCCTGATGCTAATTCGTGCGAAAGGAGAACGTTTGAGTGTCCGGTTTTGGTTCGAGTGTTGTCTTGGTTAGCTTCTCACCTTGCTGTCTTGTATGGAGAAGGAAACGGGAAGTTTTTGGCTCTAGACATGTTTAAACACTGCATTGAAGTGTCTGCCTCTCGGATTATGTTGTTTCTGTCACCTGAATCCTCTGGTGTTCTCGAGGTTATGGATGATGCAAAGTTCGGTAATGAGGATGTGGCAGAAGCTGTTGCAGCGTTGTATGAAAGATCCAAGCTTGAACGAAAAATAAGAGCGATTCGATATGCGCAACCACTAACAAGATATCAGCG GGTAGCTGAGCATGGTGTTATGACGGCTAAAGCTGATGAGGAGCGGAAGGGACGTCCTAACTACCGACCTATTATTGATCATGATGGTCTTCCGAGACAACGCTCATCGAATCAG GATATGGATAAACGGAAGACAAGAGAAGAGCTTTTAGCTGAAGAGAGAGATTACAAGCGTCGAAGAATGTCGTACCGTGGTAAGAAGGTCAAACGAACTCCTCGACAG GTGTTGCGTGATATGATAGAAGGATTTACAGAAGAAGTTAAGCTAGCAGGAGGAATTGGATGTTTTGAGAAGGGAATGCCATTGCACTCCTCCTCGTCTTCTATAGGCAATGATCAGAAAGAAAGTGTGTCAACGACATTGACAGACGCATCAGCGAGAGCCTATAACCAAGGGAAAGGAGAGAAGCGTGCAGATAGTGAATATCCGATGGATACTAGAACCAGTACAGATAGAGGAAAGCGGTATGAGGAATATGATTCCAGTAGCTCACAGAGACAGCAAAGTCACAGATCATACAAGCGCAGTGTTCGAAGAGATGATGATGATGATGATGAATACAGAAGGACCAAACGACGTAGCCACGAAAAGGAATCTCATCATCAGAACCACATATCATCTCGTGAAAGAAGTTCTTCAGATTACAAAACCAAAAGGGACGATGGTTATGACCGCCGCAGCAGTCGGGAAACTAGGAAGCAAAACTCGTTTGAAGATAGATACAATCCATTAGAAAGAGATTGA